Within the Drosophila miranda strain MSH22 chromosome Y unlocalized genomic scaffold, D.miranda_PacBio2.1 Contig_Y2_pilon, whole genome shotgun sequence genome, the region CTACTATATATAAAGTTAACCAAGCGGTATTACCCGAAGTTAAATGGTCCGAGCGCAAGCCGATAAAGGAAAGGCAGCGTCAGTACGAGCTGGAGACGTTGCAAGGCTCACGTATTGGGGTGTTTCACGCAAAGGATCTGAAGCAGTAGCCCAGGCATCTCAGTCAATGGAGCCAGAGACTCTCAATCTCAGGGTGTGGGCGATGGCCTACGTTTGAGGCCCCTTAATTGAAAAAGCCCGCCTGCTTGGCACTCCCGTTTCGGCGGAGTAATCCTGGAAACGGTAGTGTggtgttatgggcggttttggagagagccgataggtatcagggctagagaagaaagagacagcggcatctatagtggatcctgggaagAGTGTCAGAGTTgcgtgggagaaaaggaaacgggaggaggaagaaaaaaaaaggagtttccggtggagaatagtggaggccgcacgtgccctgaaagaaaaaaaaggaaacaaactcgatgatcgtggagacgacgatcccaccaagacatcagcggcagcccggtcagcggagcaccggcaccaaggaaccgtcagcggagcaccgactggagacacgtttcgGCATATCGTTTCGCCTACCGTTTCACGACAGCCAATCCCACATTCTCGTACCAACACATTGCCCCCACCTCTAACgaaaagctcccgaagcactgACAATTAGCCGGTAAGAACGCTCCCCACACCAACACATTACCCCGTGTTTAGCCATAAGCTCCCGAGACACGAACCGTTAGACGGTGACAACTCCCCACCGGGCCAACACATTACCCCCACCTCTAAACTgaagctcccgaagcacagACTAGCCGATAAGAAACCCCGCCCCTTCCCTTCGCGGCTTCGGGACCCTCCgcgaagcggcagccaatccGAAgccgacgaagacgaagacacgTAGATACTGATAAGTTAGAGATCGGCGGCAGCGAAGTTTTCCCGAGCGCGCAAGCGCCGAGCAGACTTCACTTACGCGGAGACCCGGGCCGAGTATAGACGTTGTCCCGCGTGACAACTAGTTAAGAATCCTTCCGGGAACGTgacgaaacaacaaaaaaaaaaatattcaatgtAACAAATTAGCTGTGTAACTAGCGAGCAAATAAATCATTATTGTAACGAGAACCAACCCCGTGTAAGTCATTTTTGGGGATCCAAACCCCTCCCCGGTCACCAACAACTACTCGCCAGCGAGCCACACTCACCTCCACTAACCCCCGATCAATCCTCGAAACCCCCCCTCACGCAGGTGTGACACGCCCTGCGCCCCTCTCTCGAcaggactgagcttacctcagcctggaaGAGGAGACATTACAAAATGGtaaatttgaaaagagtcatgagtgaatagaaaacggtagttgggtgggaggagagcgagaagaagagcgggaccctgaatatgaaaagggagcgaattcaaacggtggcgctcatggaagggagggaccctgctagggataacgaaaccaactatccccgctgacgaaagtgccaacgagcacaagtctgtcctataaattagatttgtttttttttaatgttttttttttgttttttttttgttttgttcaatccgtcccctggcttatcgggtcggaaacacccctgacttccccgtgagctagctgggaacgataggccagggtggcaaagaggcggatcataacaGGGTAAGCAATCAAAAGCGAGCGCATGCATGTTAGGAGAACTTTGCATTCCGTTTCTGGATGGGTTATGTATGCAAGACATATGGCTGATGGGGCTGCtgcggttgctgctgctgctgctcgaggcTCCCAATGGAGGTGCCAGCAGCTCGATCAGCAGCTCCAGGGACACTTCCGCTAGGTACAATGCGTATCATACCCGGCTGGATCCTAACGTTCTCACAGGCCTCGCAAATATTCAATTGCGGATGATTGCGGAATGTACACATATTGCAGGCCCACATGTCAAGTGGCTCCTCATCCTCGTCCACGTCCGAGTCTGATAGGTATTCTTCCTCGTCGTTTACTGGACGCTGCACTGGcatctgctgttgttgctgctgcgcctgctgctgctgttgcagttgaAATtgttggagctgctgctgtcgctgctgctgcagataTTGCTGGAACTGGTAGTACTGGGCATACGTAGGCGGCGGCTCCTGTTGCAGCtggagttgctgctgctgctggggcgtCCGGCACGCCGACGTCGGAGCACTGCTGTGGTGCTGCACAAAATCAGGGCCCGGCTGGGCCGTTGTCTGGGCCGGCACAGAGTGCAGACGCAACGAGCTGGGCGACGCCTGGGAGCGACCAGCCTGTCGTTGGCGTGGgaatggctgtggctgctgctggttgtTGTTGGCTGGGGCCGAGTGCTGACGATTCATGGAATTTGGCGCAGGATTAGACCCATTCGCTTGCGGTtccacaaaataaatattgaTTAGTTATAGCTTTGTCTAGGGAACCGCACTCGGGGCTCACCGTTGATCAAATTGAGCAGCCGCTGGCAGTCCTCAGTCAGTTTCTTGATATCTCTATCCAGTCTTTCAGATTCGCCCACCGGTACGGGCTCGGTCAGTCGCTTCTTGTTGTCCCGCAAAACATTGGCCAGCTTATCGCGCCGCTGCTTCTGCCGCTCAATGGTCGCTGCTCGAGCTGAAAGCAAGAAtgaaaaaaatagaaaaaaagtGTTTAAGAAATGGTTAATCGATCAGTTATGGAATTGCCTGGCAACAAAAATTGTGTTTGCGATTTCGCAATGCCGAATGTTGGCCGAAAGTTATTTTTACTGGCCAATACCTCACATTTTATTACTCTGTTTTGCAGCTAAAAATACTCTCGTGCCTCTGCCTGCCCTGCCTGCCGCAGGGAAGGAGAAGGACAAAGATCTCCTGCTCCAGGACCAGCAGTCGCTTCTTGTTGTCCCGCAAAACATTGGCCAGCTTATCGCGCCGCTGCTTCTGCCGCTCAATGGTCGCTGCTCGAGCTGAAAGCAAGAAtgaaaaaaatagaaaaaaagtGTTTAAGAAATGGTTAATCGATCAGTTATGGAATTGCCTGGCAACAAAAATTGTGTTTGCGATTTCGCAATGCCGAATGTTGGCCGAAAGTTATTTTTACTGGCCAATACCTCACATTTTATTACTCTGTTTTGCAGCTAAAAATACTCTCGTGCCTCTGCCTGCCCTGCCTGCCGCAGGGAAGGAGaaggttcggttcggttcatAAAcagaatttatatttaaagcGAAAGATAAATTTAGTGAAAATGCGTAAGCAGAGCATGGGAAGAGCCACAGCACAACCGAAAATCAATCTAATAATAATTTATGTCTACGAAAGAAAATCGGTAACAAAAAAATTATGTATATTATTTTGCTCAATATAACGGAATTAACGAAAGGTATGCGACGAATATGCATTATTTTTCCAATAAAATTTGTTTTGGAAAAAGTTTAAAATTTAGTAGCGTATATGTAAATAATCATAATATCATTCtttaataaaatggaaataaTTCACACATCTCTACAAAGCTGTATTTAAATATTATTTCGAGCGCAAGTATAAATTGGAGAGGGGGTAGAGTGGGTGGGGCTTGTCATTGATTGATAgcatcaaagactatacaataccaagatgttgcatgagcgaccaaaaagctgttctatggcgggtcctaacattaggacccaaaaggcacgagggagcgcgcggggtttcaattcccttttcgcctgtaccatgatgcaattattaCTTGCTGTTATACCCATTTTCTATGTGAAAAATGtacaattatttttgtttgttattAAAAAAATTGATATTGAATTTCTTTATGCCTTTTTGTTTTGTACTTATTAACAGCTAcccaaataaaaatataaaataaatcaagAAAACACGTGTTGAAAAAAAACGTCATTCAAAGCAATGCACATATAGCCATTTTACTAAGGTATAGGGAAAAAAAAGTTGAAAAGCGAAGCTATTCCAACTTTGAACTTAGAAATTGAACTGGAAAATAATTCTGTTGAATTTATTGAGCCCGAAATTGATGCAGATAGAGAAGTATCTATTTgcgaaaaatgtaaaaaaaattCTAAGTCAAATAACTTTTATAAAAAGAAATGCAACAGGCTTCTGGCAGAAAtaaaaaagttaaaaaaataacttaaatctaaaaaatatattcccaaaaataaaaagtatgtTGTCAGTcagaaaataataaataataaataaatagtcAATAAATAATACAACCAACGGCTTTTTGAACCAAAACAGAACACCAAGATAAaccaaacgagggggaacgttgtgagttgctgcggacaccgcaactctacagttatacccgatactaagtcagtatggctctcctccagcagacgctgctaatattaaacgacacgacaaagagtgcgtgcgagagagacagaaaatcagtctgagcgtgacgttgggcgctgcgtagccactgcaaattgatttgttccttttggctataaaaattatctgatctggtccagattcagcaatctgatagatatggtcgttatctatgattctgcttctgattttctcgaatctgcaatattgtggatgcaacagattttcgtcctttgtgggggcggaagggggtggggcgaaattctgagatatacgttttatagtgagatctaacagaagtgcggataccaaatttggttactctagccttaatagtctctgagatttgtggatgccccagattttcgttctttgcgggggcggaagggggtgtggggAAATTTgaacacgaaacggtcaaggtccgatatcacaggagtgtggataccaaatttggcagtgacatatcacagaagtctggatccaaaacatcgttactctagctcttatagtctttgagcactaggcgctgaaggggacggacagacggatggacggacagacggacagacagacatggctccatcgactcggctattgatgctgatcaagaatatatatcctttatggggtcggaaacgattccttctggacgttacacacatccacttttaccacaaatctaatataccccaatactcattttgagtatcgggtataaaaatcggACCATCCAAATTCAAGTCGAGCATCAATGTGCCACTgtagatgccgctgtctctttcttctccagccctgattCCTATCAgctctctccaaaaccgcccCTAACACCACACTACCGTTTCCAGGATTACTCCGCCGAAACGGGAGTGCCAAGCTGGCGGGCTTTTTCAATTAAGGGGCCCCAAACGTAGGCCATCGCCCACACCCTGAGATTGAGAGTCTCTGGCTCCATCGACTGAGATGCCTGGGCTACTGCTTCAGATCCTTTGCGTGAAACACCCCAATACGTGAGCCTTGCAACGTCTCCAGCTCGTACAGACTGTTGCCCATACTCCGGATCACTCGGCACTTGACGTATTTTGGGCTGAACTTCGCGTTgatgttgtttttaaatttgcTCAACACGAAATTCCGCTTATATATCTCCTGACCCGGTGAGTACCTAATTTCTCGAGCTTTTCGATTATACCTGTTCTTCGCTCTGTTGTAGGCTTCATGAGAGTTTCCTCGGACCTCATCTCGGACTATCTCCATCTTGTCACTCCTCGCCAAGGGTGACATTTGTGCATCATTTAGGGCGCCCAGTCTGCGTGCCAATTTATAATCTCGGCCGCTAGTAAACATGTGCTGCCCAAACAACACAAAGTATGGCGACGTCCCGATACCCGTGTGTATAGCGCTCCTAGCCACACACTGGATCTCCGTCAGCTTCTCGTCCCAGCGCGTGTGATCCTCACTAGCGTATGTCCTTATTGCTGCCAGTACAGTCTGGTTCACTCGTTCGGCCGcgttcgcctgcggtgcataGTTCCCCGACTTCAGGTGCGCTATGCTTCTTCTGTCCAGGAATTAAGAGAATTCAGCAGACACAAATTGCTTTCCATTATCGGTATGCACTATTTCAGGCACGCCAAACTGCGCGAAGACCTCGGCGTGCAAGAATCGGATCACGGCCGAAGACGTCGCCTTAGGCAAAGCCTTCAACCAGACATATCTGGACATGTGATCGAGGACTATTAGTATGACCACATTGCCACTTCGAGTCCTCGGGTAtggacccaggaaatccagGTACAGTTTTTGAATCGGCCTCTCGGTTCTGGTTTCGGCCCCCATGAGTGGACGGTGAACCTGTGTtgaatgttttgtttctttcCCCTTCACCTGCACGGTCATCCGGGGCCAATAATAGAACTGTCGCAGCCGTCCCAGTGTCCTCGCGATTCCTCCATGCATTGCCACATCGCTGTCGTGAGCCTGTTGGATCAGTGTGCTCGTCAGGGCTTCCGGGatccatagcttccacgaaaaCTCCTCTAATTCCGGCCGGCCAAATTGTGTGCGCTTAAACAGCAGTCCTTCCTCCACCTTCAGGTCTGGGAATTCATCCTCATCGCTCTGGACCGACTCAATTTTTCTTCGGTATTCTTCATCCTCGAAGGCTGTGGTGTCGAACTCCAGCAAGTCGATAGCGTCCACGTCAAAGGGACGTGACAGCATATCGGCGACGatattttcctttcctttgcgGTGCTCGATTTCGAAGTCATAAGCCTGGAGAGCCAACGACCACCTGGCTAGCCTCCCATCCAGTGCTTTGAATCGCATGAGCCACTGCAAACTCGCGTGATCTGTTATCACCGTGAATGGCATCAGTTCTCTATGGCTCTTACCgccgccagacactccttctctgGCACGCTATAGTTGAGCTgtgcccctcttagcttcgcCGAAAAGAATGCGATCGGGTGCTCTGCTCCTTCATCATCCCTCTGGAAGATAACTGCTCCAATCCCCACGtggctcgcatcacactgGATGAAGAAGTGCTTCTTAAAGTCTGGGTGATGTAGCACGGGGGCACTGGTAAGTGCTTTTTTGAGCTCCTCGAACGATTTTCCTGCCTCCTCCGTCAGCTTAAATTGCCCTTTTCCTTTCAGACAGTCTGTCAGAGGAGCCGAGAGTGCCGATAAATTTCGGATAAACCGCCGATACCAGCCAGCTGTCCCCAAAAATCTCCGGATTTGTCTCACGTTCCTTGGCATTGGTATTTGGGTGATCGCCTGTACTTTCTCCGGATCTGTCCTAAGTGCGCCGTCGCCTACGATGTACCCTAAatactttaaatatttatagccgAATTTCGATTTTTTTCTTCCAATTGTCAGGTTTGCCTCCTTGAGACACTTGGCCACTTCCTCTAACAGGTGTATATGCTCCTCAAACGTCCGGGAAATAACTAGTagatcgtctaagtatacaaagacATGGCTTCGGAGTCGTTGTGGAATTACTCGATCCATCAACCGACACAGCCGTTGGGCTGCATTGCACAACCCGAAGGGCATCGATTTAAATTGATAGAGCGGTCTGCCCGGCACCGTGAATGCTGTGTACGTCCGACTTTCAGGCTCCAGCTCTATCTGCCAAAATGCGTGCTTTAAAccgatgctgctgatgttcaCCGTATCCTCTACGCGGCTCAGAATTGACTCGATGCTCTGCAGCGGGTAAGCATCCTTCAcggttaatttgtttagttTCCGCGCATCCAGACACAATCGGTTTTTTCCCGGCTTACGTACCAGCGTCATGCGGTTGCTCCACGGGCTCTCGCTGGTTTCGATGACTCCGAGGCGCAACATTTcgtccacctcggcaaacaaCAGCTCTTGCACCGCGGGAGACACCGGGTAGAATCGCTCCTTTACGGGTACGGCTCCCtcgattaattgaatttcgtgCCTTTCGAGCGTCGTTCTTCCCAAACCATGTGTGTCGAATGCCCTGAAGTTGTTCTTCACCTGGTCCAGATGTGTCTGCTGCGTGTGCGTCAATTCGTGCGGTTCCGTTGGTCTACTCCTAGTCAGCACCTCAGCATCAATTTCGGCTAATTCCTTGTGTCGTTCTAGGCCTACTATATGCGGAGCCAGACCAAACTTCCGCCAGAAATCGACCCCTAGGTACAGCGGTTGTTTCAGCGAGGGACACAGGAACAACTCCATAGTCTGCTTCTGGCCTCCATACGTCATTACTGTCGACACATGTCCCAGTATTTTATGAGGAGTGCCGCCCGCTGTTTGTACTgagaatttctttatgtcttgAAGTTTCAGCTCCAATTCTCCTATCAGTTCCAGGCCACCTTTCCCCAGAGGGCTCACCGATGCCCCTGTATCCAGTAGTCCCATCAGCGTCCTCGGGCCCAACTTCACTCGTGCGAATGGCCTGTCATCCTGACGAATTGCCGAGTGGACTGCAGAACACACCTGGAGCCGCCTTCTCTTTCGCCCCTGAAACCTGTCCCGAGCCCGCTGTGCTCTGACTGCTCCCGTTCGGATACTCTCATCGAGTTCGTCCCCCATTATCCGATTCCTGGCCCGTTCGTACTGCCGCTGTCTTTCCTTTATCGGCTTGCGCTCGGACCATCTAGCTTCGGGTAATACCGCTTGGTTAACCTTATATATGGTAGTGTAAATATTCTTATTGCTACTTCTTTCCTTAGGGGTATCTAATTTAACGTTGGAGGGCCTATCTATTGGCTGCTTCGCGGCGACGTGGAACTCGACTCCTCTAATTGCGTCGTGCTCCTTTTCGCGTTTCCCGGCCGACATTTAGGGCATTTAGGGAGGATGACCCCGGCCAGCCCGCACTTGTAGCAGAACAGGTTACGCACGGCCGACTCACACTCAAAATAGGTGTGACCCGGCTGAGCGCAATTCCAGCACTTCAGCTGGGTGCGGTCGCCTCCGGATTCCCTCGTCCTATGGACAGCATCCA harbors:
- the LOC117193442 gene encoding activating signal cointegrator 1 complex subunit 2 homolog; this translates as MNRQHSAPANNNQQQPQPFPRQRQAGRSQASPSSLRLHSVPAQTTAQPGPDFVQHHSSAPTSACRTPQQQQQLQLQQEPPPTYAQYYQFQQYLQQQRQQQLQQFQLQQQQQAQQQQQQMPVQRPVNDEEEYLSDSDVDEDEEPLDMWACNMCTFRNHPQLNICEACENVRIQPGMIRIVPSGSVPGAADRAAGTSIGSLEQQQQQPQQPHQPYVLHT